The Ricinus communis isolate WT05 ecotype wild-type chromosome 8, ASM1957865v1, whole genome shotgun sequence sequence CATCAGCTTGTCAAAACAAAGGGAAAGTCGCTGATGTTGATCCACCGGCTGCAACATGATGTAAAAGTGTCAGCAGAAGGATGATATACTGCAAACAGCAAAACACAGACAGAAGCATGCAAATGTGTCTGCACGCgcagaaaaaaattaagaactaataataCAAGGTCATccagtaataaaaataaacactcTATCTGCTCCTAAATACATAACccttaaaatttagaaaaagcaGCTCGTTTTGAATCACCAATCAACCAATACACATCCTAACATAACAAAATGCACCATCAAGGTCCACATATGCAAGCAGCCATAGTCAGAGAATACCATGCCATTGTTTCAACCAATGCAACTAACTAAGCTAGGAATTAGCGCTTTTGCAGGTGCTAGTCcctttctaataaaaataccaTTTGTATAGTCTAATACGCATCTCAGAAAACTACTAACAAATACTAATGTATATGTGCTCTAGTTCTGCCAATTCAGGAGATTTTTTACTTGAAATTGAACGATAACAAATGTTATGACCGCAAATGACAGGAAAACTATAGATTATTCCCAACTCCACCTCAACTCAGGTACACTGCCAAACTCTTGTATACTAATTCAAGATTGTTGTGAAAAATGTGCACTGAAGAGCCCAAGTGATAACTAGgaaatttgttattatatacTTCACCCCTAACAGTCAAGGTGTAAAAAGCATAAAGCTTtagcaaatcaaaattaaaacaaagcCAAACCGCAAAATACATCTAAGTCTAGAAATAATGATCCTCTACAAAAGCAGCAATGATGACTGGGCGCATAGACAAGAAGTACAAGTTTACCGATCAGATGAAACAAATCTAAGCTGATTTTCTGTTTACGGATCAGAAATTGTAGTAAAAAgcaagagaaaaatatttacctGTGAAACCAAAATTTGAGCCTTCAAATCAGAGAAAATCTGCAAGAAAATGACAGTTTCTTGATCAAACATATAGTGGGAATTCAAAGTGAAGACCAAACTTGAAGAGACTAGAAAGATAACAATTCGCACAGAAGTAGcatgaaattatataaatcagGCTAAAATAGAGACCTAAACAATTCCTACAATCAACAGTGATATGGCCATGCCAATTATAAGGCCAGTATTGGACTAAAACATTATTTGGGCAAGTGTTGAGAAGGAAAGAAGGGAACCTATATATGTGCTTCAACAATGCCACAATTTGAACAATATTCTAGTAACAGAAAAGACTACAACAGAATAGGAACATGTAAAAAGATATGGATGACAGGTGGGGTGGTCAAAGAAATCATAGTAAACTAAGCAGATCATGCCCATTCTCCATGACAATAAAGGAAGGCTGACTGATCATCCCATTGAGGATGCAGACTATAAGCTGGTGTAACTTATGTTGTTTTGAACATGCAAATCTGTATATGGCGCTTTCAGATTCAGCTGTACCTGCTCGCTAATAAGAATTAAGCTCAACATAGGTCTACTGAGACTCCACTGGTTACCACAATCCTCAAATAGAACAATCTCGAACAGGGTCTTCAATATCtgtaaatttaaagaaaagagtttAGCACATAAGCAAACAATAACCAATCAAAATTCTTCACTACAAATTCAACTAAATTCAATTAGAAAacttaaatttctaaattctgatagaaaagaaaacgcCTCCGAAAATTTTTTGTAATCGGATAGAATCAAGAGCAAAATGAAAACTATATGCAGTAGACTGCATGTGGAAAAATAGAATCACAGACAGATGGACCAGAATAAAGATAACCAAGAGAAAGCTCTACTCTACTTAAAAGTTGATGGTGAGAGCAAGATTTCCAACACCAAAGGTTCATTATCCTCCAATGTCTACAAGATACCTATCCCCATCTTCACCAATTTAGGCAATAAAACCTAAGAGATAACAATGCTTATTCAAAACGAAGGCCTGCTATAGAGGCACAATTAACATAAGCATAACAGGAGTTACAGTTTGAAAgaacaaaagcaaaatatattcaatttaagACTACATCTTTCCATGGTTTGAAGCAGCACATTAAGAACAAATCAACTAAAGACATTTTCCTGATTCATATCAACTAAAGACATTTTCCTGAATTCATATCACAGATTGGCTAAAAGTTCTCCACCATTACACAAGTCCCACGCCAGAAAGTAGAAACCACAATGCTCAATCTCAAACCAGAggcatttaaataatattccAAACATTTTTAGCAGTATTGAGATAGAGAAATCAGTCAACATTGATTTAAGGCGTATGCAAGTTTAAACATGAGAGAAACTACAAATTCATTTGTATGACAGCTTGTTCAACTTCTTTGgctttaatatttaatggaAGGTTCAGATAAACAGCACAGAAAATTCCATgctataaagaaaatttaattaatgtcAAACAATAGAAACCAAACATTTGCATCTCGGTTTTCCAGCTTCATACTAATAGCAGATAGCCATGATAATGGGGAAAGACCCTCTCTTTCCCTGTCAATCTTACTTGccaccttttctttctttttctttcacatCCTCAATACTCCAACTAACAGAATCAGTCATAAACCACTCAATAACCTTATGCCTATCAAGTTCAATATAGTTTCACCAATACTATGTAATATGATAAAGAATTGCACTAGCTTACTTCTGGAAATAAATTGGGGCAGTCTGCAATATGTCGAGCAAGCTTAACTGCAGCAGGTAATGTGGGTGCCTCCCCCATTGTAATATTGTTGAAATAGAAAGCAGCCAAATTATCAACAGCGGACGCACACTGTTATAACAAAGAACATATATGAAACATGCATTCAGAGGTAAAGACAGCAAGTTATACTCCAGGATGTTCAAAATACCTCTAATGTGAAAATGATAGATGTAGCTAGTTAAGAATTATGACTTCCAATAGTGCATTACATACCTGTGATGAGATATTTGTATCCAGACCTTTAAGACCAGATTCTAGAGATCCAACTATATGCATGAATGTGTTCGTTTCCAGAttcaagataaaaataatatggcTGCTGAACAGAACCTCCAAGAATGCGAAGTAAGCCCTTGTCAACtgccaaaaggaaaaaaaataaagtgtaaCTTTTCATAATTCCAAAATAGGACAATAATGATAATACGACAAGTAAACTGAAAGATCCAAGCACGTAATTGTAAGCAACACAGTGGAAAGAGATCATTCAAATGAAAGAAACTCCACAAAGTGTACGATGTAAGAGTACTCATTTGACAAAGAAAAAGTCCACTATATACTGAAGTTGGTAGTCATAAGCCAACTGCAAATACAAGCAAATTTAAGATGGCCCTTCGTCAAAGCCTTGGTTTGGGACGATAACCTGAAGATTGCAGAGCAATGTCCTCCATTGTAAAAGTCATGTAAAGACAGTCACTTAAAgtgggaaaaaagaaaatctgaaGTCTGATTTATCCGATTAACCCTATATATCGGAAAAGAGGCTAGTGAGTATAGGGCCAGACCTTgggtttttcaattttaatttttatggtaATCAACCCTAGACTAAACCATTAAAGATAGTCTACCATCTACAGGCACAAAAtgatctaaaaaatattaaaaactttgaAATAGGGAATCATGGGGGGAGAGAAGATCTAAAGGTATTATCCATGAAGTATTACAATCCGCAGTCAAGAAGTCAACTGTACCTTCCGAAATGCCAATATGTCAGCCAGAGGAATTGACAGGGTCAACTTTAGAGCAATATCAAGTGCATCAGCAAGAGCTCTATCTCCATAGAGTTCAAACACACCAAAATTgacataatttccagcaagAGCTGCCAACAATGTATAGCAAAGCTTTAAAATTTCAGATTATATGATgcattttttcaaaaatctgCTGATCAATAATTCACAGCCAATTAGATTAAGAAATTTACACAATATAATGCACACCGGTAACTCCAATTCAGATAACAAAAACACAAATTTAGtaacaaaactaaaaagtaGAATTTGAAACAATACAGTAACAATCACCTTCCTCGGTCAACATTCACATAAAATGCTCATTGGATTCACAAACTTCTTTCTTCAAACTAAGACCATCTCCATCCCCCAATCATGGAGATTCCTTCAAAACTTGGAATGATTATCACTCATATTAAAGATATTGCTAGTCAAAGCATCCCTGAACGAAACAAATGAAAAGACGTAGGGATTGGTTTCTTACAAGAAAATCTCCATGCTAAGAACCATGAAAACTAAAGAAATCCCACTTCAAAAGCAATGAAAGCAAAGAAGATAAGTACGCTTCCATCACCCCACACCATGAGGATTTCTAGACAATGAAATCCCATCACTATGTTCCAACCTGACTTTGATGATTGACCATATAGATTATAGAGTGATTTTCACTTATCTAAATGACTAAAGAGAGTGATTTTCACTTATCTCCATAACCACTTCCCAAGAAAGGCTTCATTGAATCCCAACCCACTTTAAGCAAGAGTAATCGTGCCCCATTATAAGAAATGATATCTACTATGATATCTCCCCCTTCCAAAGGAATCTCTCTTGGATGTCCACCTACAAACCATCAAAAGGTCCACCTACAAACCATCAAAAGGTCTCCATTAGGTTTCTAGATGAGCCTATTCTCTCAAGttgcattatttttcttaagctccttatgttttattatcaaaagcatcacaaggaaaaaagaagaaggaaccCCCAGAAGGAGTTGGTGCATCATATGAATGGAGAATACACACCAGCAAGTAAAAGGGaagaaatcattaaaatttatccCACTACATTCTCCAAATTCCAAAGCCAAAGAATCTCATGGAATCATCGGGTATTGTTTGACAGTAATAAAAAGCTTCACTTCTTAGATGAAATAAAATGCAACTTTTCATACAAAAGAATGCTCGGTAGAAACATCATAACAAAAGCAAGTTATAGAAACAAGGTAAAAGTAGAATACAGATATCCATCCTATGAATTTCAAGACATAAGCAGTGCATTAAGGCAAAAATATTTGCTACCCTCAGAAGCGGGGAAAAGAAATacatttaacatttttttgcTTCTGCTAtgcatattttttatcaatcaaGTGGACCTCAAAAACTTCTCAAACAGATAATGTTTGCTTTAGATTTCAGTTATgcacaaaacaaacaaaaaaatctcAAACTAGAAAGCAAGCTAGAAAAGGTCACACAGCTTTTACCAATTACAATGCAGTACACAAGAGTAAAAGGAGATTGACAGTCCAACTCTAACCTCTAGAGAGAATAGTTAAACAGATCCATATTCCCTTGTATTTGTAGGCATATATATCAGCAGCATTTGGAAGAGTTAAAATCCTGGTGCCATAGGCTACAATCAGTTTGCTGACCTCCCGGAAAAGAAGAATGCCATTTGGAGAAGATGAATCAAAAGTTAAGCGCTGGGCCTTGTTTAACACAAATTCAGCCATGAATTTCAATAGTGGAGTAGTAACCTACAAGTTGAGCCAAAAATAAGTTGACGATTTACAAGAAAGATAAGAGAATAAAACAGCAATGCTCATTGTTGAATGACATGATTTAACAAAACCTAAATACACATAGCTccagcatcatcatcatttcCCAAAAAAGGAGTTCAGTGCAAGAACAACAAAGTATTTTACCAgcctaaaaatattaataattaataataaagcaaataaaataacatttttggTGGAATTAAAGCAGAAATCGCAATTAGAAAAGAGGACACGTATGTTTCAGGTTACAATATGAGgtcattcaaaaaaattacatttttccTAGAAGatgagtacttcagtagaactcAAATGTTAGAGCCTGTAAATTTAACTTACTACTCAAGAACCATCTAAATAGTCACCCTTAAAAGCAGAATTTAAAGTCAGCAACCAGCAAGTGCATAGTTGTATAACATGGCCTAGAACTGTTTTGTCACTTGGAACACAGACATAGTATACACAAATTGACTGTCTACATACCTCAGGTGTATCTGCCCAATGTGAAATCCCTTTCAGGAGAAGTGGCAAATGAGCAGGATATAGCCAATCAAACAAAAGCCCGTAAGTTCTGCgactgaaaaataataataacaggaTTTAAAAATCTAGCCTCCAAGATAAATGAACAGATCTCAGACATCAAACATACACATGCCTGTTTGTAGCCATTGCAATTCCTCTAAGATCCCTCATCAACCCAATTAGAGCAAACTTAACCGCATCACTCCGAAACATTGCATCTGGTGTTGATTCCAAACTGATGAATACCTATGTCACCATTAACAATATCTCAATGATAGGAAACTCAAAATGCAAAATAAACCATCATAACTACGAAATGCAACAGATGATAACAACGCAAGTACATGAGCTGGTCAAGAAAATGTCACCTAAAACCTGCATATTTTCAAGTGCACGAAAAAACAGTACCAAACTTGAGCATCATAGAGTGGCTCAAAACTGGGAGAAACAGCAGAACCAACTCCTAAAAAGATTAGGTTTTGAAAAGCAGGGACATATGCGTGTGAACGCAAACAGACATGTATATAGAGCAAGGAAGAGAAAAAGTGAGTACTTGAAGAAGTGGTTCCATTGAAGACTTGAATTTCACAGGGCTGTCCTCCATGAATATTAACCAGCCAATggtgtaataaaaaattgttcTGCTACGAGAGCATCTATATTCTTCTAAGAAGGGGAAGTGCTCCCTCtgaattttcaaaagaaaaaagaaaatcatgttAAGTTATTGACCGACACAAACTATAAAAACTGAATTAAAGCAGAACGAGgaaacaaataagaaatacACAAGAGCCAAAATTACAGTATGGTTAGCGACTATAAATTTGATAGCGTCCAGCTTCAGTAGAAGCTTTCCAGTCATATAACTGTtacaaagataaataaaattcaaaatatgaGTCATGATCAGACAAACATCCATATAAAACAAGAGAACAAATAGCTCGACTCGTCTTAGCTAAATACTGAAACAGTATAACTAACCCAGATGCCAATTCCAAGAACAAATTTAAAGTGTGATCAATAACCTCCTCACTCTGGAATAAGCAGAAATGAAGATATAGAATTAGCAGCCATAATCATAACAgacaacaaaacaaaacaagtaccaaataataaattagaaaatcacCTCCGTGTAGCACTTTAGATTCGTAGCAATCTTCCCAACAATCACATTCAGTAGTACCAAATGATCATGTAATCCAAGAAGCTCAGATAATCGAGCATATAACTGctgtaatagaaaaaagaaagatttgaGGACATTAACGCAAGCAAAGCATATATAGACTGGAGGATATTAACATAAATGAAGTATAAGTCAAAGCTTGAGAAACTTCATTACCTTGGATGAGTGCACAGCCTGATCACCTACGTAAGATTTCCGGAAATGCTGGAAGAAGGTGAGAATTGCACGATCGAGTCTTTGCTTACTCAGTTGACCATATCTCTATTACAtgtcaatatgtgaaaatcaCAATAAAAACCCTCCCCAAAGttgttgaatcaatttatatataacaaaGCCAAAAATGCTTCAGCATAGGACATGAAAGGAGAGGGGGGATGTTAAAGTCAAGAAAAAGCACATCCTATAACTACCATCATTTAAGTCCAATAAGAGAAGTCATTTTTTACTTCACAATAGAGGAGTGTAAGTATTTTCGACGCTTGGGGTTGGAGGGAGAGGAAAAGTTGCCAGGGCTATAAGAGCACTAGTAAGCCTCTCAATTTAGAGACGTAAAAAGGTTTACACTGAAGGTCTCTCATAAAGCCATGTGCATCAACTATACACATATAAAATGCAAAACTGATATGTCAAATCCACAAAACAACCTCCAGAGTCACTTCTGTTTCAGCAATATTTTCAAGAACTGTTAAACAAGCAGGCCAAAGTTCTCCATACATACATGACATAATTAGCTTCTTTTAGGTACAAAAAAGAGATCAATAATTAAAGCTCGACTGATTATATCTACCAAAAGAGACCCCAATCCACCTTAGCCAGACCCAAATATAAACAACAATCTTAATCAAAAGCTTCCACTTATCAAAAACAAAAGCTCAAACAAGCTTCCTCAAATTTGGTTGAAAATTATACAAGTCCCAATAAGAAATCAAGCAACAGAAGCTGCTGTTGAGATTTGGTAACAAACAAATTCATCCAAACATGTTACAGGAAGAGGTTATTCTGGCTCCAATACCTGGCTATGTAGCCCACTATCCATGACATTGATTAATTGCAACACGCGAGCTGAAAGTTCTGCATCAAGCATTTCTTGTGACTCCGCACTGCATTAGATAAATgtaaaaaacatatttaattgccaaagtaattaataatccactcagtaattaataatccaCTCTTAACAGAATAAGCAAAAATTGAGAAGAAAATTTACCTACAGCCAGTAGATTGTTTGATTTTCAGAATAGCAGCAATAATATGAACAATCCAAGCAAGCTTTGCCTCAATGACAGCAAGTTCATTGCCATCAGTTGTCTGCACTCTTGCTCTTTCCTATATAAGCCAATTAGAAGGATCCAATTTATCATGCACTAGTCTACAAGTGCTTTAACagtaaaaagagaagaagagaagaaaaaaaaaaaacaaatccaTCCCAAGCTATAATACCGTGTAAGCTTGCAGAATAGGCTCCATGAtgttaattatgtaaaaaccACTGCTCTCATACTGCCAAAAAAGCGGGGAAAAGAATCATAAATCCGAAAAAACTAATACCTTTAAAAATCATGCACTTGGTAATAATAGGAACTTCATCTGCATACAAATCAGTAAACATGACGGTAAAATTAAGGAATCCAAAGTATGCTATTTGGTAACTGAACCTGGAATCTACATAGATAAGGGAAGCAGTCTAGTTGATCTTGGAGAAGTTCAACATTGTCTAAGGGATTGTCCGAAAGATCATCTGGAAACCCAGCCTAGAGAACACAGAAGATAAACAGAGCAATTTTTACTGGAACTAGGAAAACTAATAAGCAGTCCTCAATAACAAACTTACCTGCACAGAGTTAAACCTTGAGGTAATAAAGCCTTCGGTAATTTTAGGCACAAATTCATCAAGCATACTCGGTGCATCACCCTTC is a genomic window containing:
- the LOC8276331 gene encoding exportin-7 isoform X1, whose product is MESLAQLEALCERLYNSQDSAERAHAENTLKCFSMNTDYISQCQYILDNALTPYALMLASSSLLKQVTEHSLSTQLRLDIQNYLINYLATRGPELQPFVIASLIQLLCRVTKFGWFDDDRFRDVVKESTNFLGQQATSNHYAIGLKILNQLVSEMNQPNTGLPATNHRRVACSFRDQSLFQIFQISLTSLHQLKNDVSSRLQELALSLSLKCLSFDFVGTSIDESSEEFGTVQIPSSWRPVLEDPSTLQIFFDYYAITTAPLSKEALECLVRLASVRRSLFTNDTTRSKFLAHLMTGTKEILQTGQGLADHDNYHEYCRLLGRFRVNYQLSELVNVEGYGDWIQLVAEFTLTSLQSWQWASSSVYYLLGLWSKLVTSVPYLKGDAPSMLDEFVPKITEGFITSRFNSVQAGFPDDLSDNPLDNVELLQDQLDCFPYLCRFQYESSGFYIINIMEPILQAYTERARVQTTDGNELAVIEAKLAWIVHIIAAILKIKQSTGCSAESQEMLDAELSARVLQLINVMDSGLHSQRYGQLSKQRLDRAILTFFQHFRKSYVGDQAVHSSKQLYARLSELLGLHDHLVLLNVIVGKIATNLKCYTESEEVIDHTLNLFLELASGYMTGKLLLKLDAIKFIVANHTREHFPFLEEYRCSRSRTIFYYTIGWLIFMEDSPVKFKSSMEPLLQVFISLESTPDAMFRSDAVKFALIGLMRDLRGIAMATNRHVRRTYGLLFDWLYPAHLPLLLKGISHWADTPEVTTPLLKFMAEFVLNKAQRLTFDSSSPNGILLFREVSKLIVAYGTRILTLPNAADIYAYKYKGIWICLTILSRALAGNYVNFGVFELYGDRALADALDIALKLTLSIPLADILAFRKLTRAYFAFLEVLFSSHIIFILNLETNTFMHIVGSLESGLKGLDTNISSQCASAVDNLAAFYFNNITMGEAPTLPAAVKLARHIADCPNLFPEILKTLFEIVLFEDCGNQWSLSRPMLSLILISEQIFSDLKAQILVSQPVDQHQRLSLCFDKLMADVTRSLDSKNRDRFTQNLTVFRHEFRVK
- the LOC8276331 gene encoding exportin-7 isoform X3, with the protein product MESLAQLEALCERLYNSQDSAERAHAENTLKCFSMNTDYISQCQYILDNALTPYALMLASSSLLKQVTEHSLSTQLRLDIQNYLINYLATRGPELQPFVIASLIQLLCRVTKFGWFDDDRFRDVVKESTNFLGQQATSNHYAIGLKILNQLVSEMNQPNTGLPATNHRRVACSFRDQSLFQIFQISLTSLHQLKNDVSSRLQELALSLSLKCLSFDFVGTSIDESSEEFGTVQIPSSWRPVLEDPSTLQIFFDYYAITTAPLSKEALECLVRLASVRRSLFTNDTTRSKFLAHLMTGTKEILQTGQGLADHDNYHEYCRLLGRFRVNYQLSELVNVEGYGDWIQLVAEFTLTSLQSWQWASSSVYYLLGLWSKLVTSVPYLKGDAPSMLDEFVPKITEGFITSRFNSVQAGFPDDLSDNPLDNVELLQDQLDCFPYLCRFQYESSGFYIINIMEPILQAYTERARVQTTDGNELAVIEAKLAWIVHIIAAILKIKQSTGCSAESQEMLDAELSARVLQLINVMDSGLHSQRYGQLSKQRLDRAILTFFQHFRKSYVGDQAVHSSKLYARLSELLGLHDHLVLLNVIVGKIATNLKCYTESEEVIDHTLNLFLELASGYMTGKLLLKLDAIKFIVANHTREHFPFLEEYRCSRSRTIFYYTIGWLIFMEDSPVKFKSSMEPLLQVFISLESTPDAMFRSDAVKFALIGLMRDLRGIAMATNRHVRRTYGLLFDWLYPAHLPLLLKGISHWADTPEVTTPLLKFMAEFVLNKAQRLTFDSSSPNGILLFREVSKLIVAYGTRILTLPNAADIYAYKYKGIWICLTILSRALAGNYVNFGVFELYGDRALADALDIALKLTLSIPLADILAFRKLTRAYFAFLEVLFSSHIIFILNLETNTFMHIVGSLESGLKGLDTNISSQCASAVDNLAAFYFNNITMGEAPTLPAAVKLARHIADCPNLFPEILKTLFEIVLFEDCGNQWSLSRPMLSLILISEQIFSDLKAQILVSQPVDQHQRLSLCFDKLMADVTRSLDSKNRDRFTQNLTVFRHEFRVK
- the LOC8276331 gene encoding exportin-7 isoform X4, with amino-acid sequence MESLAQLEALCERLYNSQDSAERAHAENTLKCFSMNTDYISQCQYILDNALTPYALMLASSSLLKQVTEHSLSTQLRLDIQNYLINYLATRGPELQPFVIASLIQLLCRVTKFGWFDDDRFRDVVKESTNFLGQQATSNHYAIGLKILNQLVSEMNQPNTGLPATNHRRVACSFRDQSLFQIFQISLTSLHQLKNDVSSRLQELALSLSLKCLSFDFVGTSIDESSEEFGTVQIPSSWRPVLEDPSTLQIFFDYYAITTAPLSKEALECLVRLASVRRSLFTNDTTRSKFLAHLMTGTKEILQTGQGLADHDNYHEYCRLLGRFRVNYQLSELVNVEGYGDWIQLVAEFTLTSLQSWQWASSSVYYLLGLWSKLVTSVPYLKGDAPSMLDEFVPKITEGFITSRFNSVQAGFPDDLSDNPLDNVELLQDQLDCFPYLCRFQYESSGFYIINIMEPILQAYTERARVQTTDGNELAVIEAKLAWIVHIIAAILKIKQSTGCSAESQEMLDAELSARVLQLINVMDSGLHSQRYGQLSKQRLDRAILTFFQHFRKSYVGDQAVHSSKQLYARLSELLGLHDHLVLLNVIVGKIATNLKCYTESEEVIDHTLNLFLELASGYMTGKLLLKLDAIKFIVANHTREHFPFLEEYRCSRSRTIFYYTIGWLIFMEDSPVKFKSSMEPLLQVFISLESTPDAMFRSDAVKFALIGLMRDLRGIAMATNSRRTYGLLFDWLYPAHLPLLLKGISHWADTPEVTTPLLKFMAEFVLNKAQRLTFDSSSPNGILLFREVSKLIVAYGTRILTLPNAADIYAYKYKGIWICLTILSRALAGNYVNFGVFELYGDRALADALDIALKLTLSIPLADILAFRKLTRAYFAFLEVLFSSHIIFILNLETNTFMHIVGSLESGLKGLDTNISSQCASAVDNLAAFYFNNITMGEAPTLPAAVKLARHIADCPNLFPEILKTLFEIVLFEDCGNQWSLSRPMLSLILISEQIFSDLKAQILVSQPVDQHQRLSLCFDKLMADVTRSLDSKNRDRFTQNLTVFRHEFRVK
- the LOC8276331 gene encoding exportin-7 isoform X2, with product MESLAQLEALCERLYNSQDSAERAHAENTLKCFSMNTDYISQCQYILDNALTPYALMLASSSLLKQVTEHSLSTQLRLDIQNYLINYLATRGPELQPFVIASLIQLLCRVTKFGWFDDDRFRDVVKESTNFLGQATSNHYAIGLKILNQLVSEMNQPNTGLPATNHRRVACSFRDQSLFQIFQISLTSLHQLKNDVSSRLQELALSLSLKCLSFDFVGTSIDESSEEFGTVQIPSSWRPVLEDPSTLQIFFDYYAITTAPLSKEALECLVRLASVRRSLFTNDTTRSKFLAHLMTGTKEILQTGQGLADHDNYHEYCRLLGRFRVNYQLSELVNVEGYGDWIQLVAEFTLTSLQSWQWASSSVYYLLGLWSKLVTSVPYLKGDAPSMLDEFVPKITEGFITSRFNSVQAGFPDDLSDNPLDNVELLQDQLDCFPYLCRFQYESSGFYIINIMEPILQAYTERARVQTTDGNELAVIEAKLAWIVHIIAAILKIKQSTGCSAESQEMLDAELSARVLQLINVMDSGLHSQRYGQLSKQRLDRAILTFFQHFRKSYVGDQAVHSSKQLYARLSELLGLHDHLVLLNVIVGKIATNLKCYTESEEVIDHTLNLFLELASGYMTGKLLLKLDAIKFIVANHTREHFPFLEEYRCSRSRTIFYYTIGWLIFMEDSPVKFKSSMEPLLQVFISLESTPDAMFRSDAVKFALIGLMRDLRGIAMATNRHVRRTYGLLFDWLYPAHLPLLLKGISHWADTPEVTTPLLKFMAEFVLNKAQRLTFDSSSPNGILLFREVSKLIVAYGTRILTLPNAADIYAYKYKGIWICLTILSRALAGNYVNFGVFELYGDRALADALDIALKLTLSIPLADILAFRKLTRAYFAFLEVLFSSHIIFILNLETNTFMHIVGSLESGLKGLDTNISSQCASAVDNLAAFYFNNITMGEAPTLPAAVKLARHIADCPNLFPEILKTLFEIVLFEDCGNQWSLSRPMLSLILISEQIFSDLKAQILVSQPVDQHQRLSLCFDKLMADVTRSLDSKNRDRFTQNLTVFRHEFRVK
- the LOC8276331 gene encoding exportin-7 isoform X5; translated protein: MESLAQLEALCERLYNSQDSAERAHAENTLKCFSMNTDYISQCQYILDNALTPYALMLASSSLLKQVTEHSLSTQLRLDIQNYLINYLATRGPELQPFVIASLIQLLCRVTKFGWFDDDRFRDVVKESTNFLGQATSNHYAIGLKILNQLVSEMNQPNTGLPATNHRRVACSFRDQSLFQIFQISLTSLHQLKNDVSSRLQELALSLSLKCLSFDFVGTSIDESSEEFGTVQIPSSWRPVLEDPSTLQIFFDYYAITTAPLSKEALECLVRLASVRRSLFTNDTTRSKFLAHLMTGTKEILQTGQGLADHDNYHEYCRLLGRFRVNYQLSELVNVEGYGDWIQLVAEFTLTSLQSWQWASSSVYYLLGLWSKLVTSVPYLKGDAPSMLDEFVPKITEGFITSRFNSVQAGFPDDLSDNPLDNVELLQDQLDCFPYLCRFQYESSGFYIINIMEPILQAYTERARVQTTDGNELAVIEAKLAWIVHIIAAILKIKQSTGCSAESQEMLDAELSARVLQLINVMDSGLHSQRYGQLSKQRLDRAILTFFQHFRKSYVGDQAVHSSKQLYARLSELLGLHDHLVLLNVIVGKIATNLKCYTESEEVIDHTLNLFLELASGYMTGKLLLKLDAIKFIVANHTREHFPFLEEYRCSRSRTIFYYTIGWLIFMEDSPVKFKSSMEPLLQVFISLESTPDAMFRSDAVKFALIGLMRDLRGIAMATNSRRTYGLLFDWLYPAHLPLLLKGISHWADTPEVTTPLLKFMAEFVLNKAQRLTFDSSSPNGILLFREVSKLIVAYGTRILTLPNAADIYAYKYKGIWICLTILSRALAGNYVNFGVFELYGDRALADALDIALKLTLSIPLADILAFRKLTRAYFAFLEVLFSSHIIFILNLETNTFMHIVGSLESGLKGLDTNISSQCASAVDNLAAFYFNNITMGEAPTLPAAVKLARHIADCPNLFPEILKTLFEIVLFEDCGNQWSLSRPMLSLILISEQIFSDLKAQILVSQPVDQHQRLSLCFDKLMADVTRSLDSKNRDRFTQNLTVFRHEFRVK